A single genomic interval of Natronincola ferrireducens harbors:
- a CDS encoding IS1634 family transposase — protein sequence MRLMVSKSKNARSLYVIKSIFVNGKRTSKIVEKLGTYDELLENLNGEDPMEWAKKYISELNEKEKEENSKIMVQYSPTKLIEKEKQRSFNGGYLFLQKIYHELGLHKICKEISNRHRYSFNLDSILSRLLYGRVIFPSSKLSTYNLSSRFLEKPDFDIQHIYRALEVITKETDFIQAELYKSSQKLSKRNSGILYYDCTNYFFEIEEEQGLKQYGYSKEHKPNPIVQMGLFMDGDGIPLAFS from the coding sequence TTGAGGCTTATGGTTTCTAAATCCAAAAATGCTCGATCTCTGTATGTCATCAAATCTATTTTTGTTAATGGCAAACGCACATCTAAAATTGTTGAAAAACTTGGTACATACGATGAACTCTTAGAAAATTTAAATGGAGAAGATCCTATGGAGTGGGCTAAAAAATATATTTCAGAACTTAATGAAAAGGAAAAAGAAGAAAATAGTAAAATTATGGTTCAATACTCGCCTACAAAACTTATTGAAAAAGAAAAGCAACGTTCTTTTAATGGGGGCTATCTATTTCTTCAAAAAATTTATCATGAGCTAGGGTTACATAAAATTTGCAAGGAGATTTCTAATCGCCATAGATATAGCTTTAATCTTGATTCAATCCTTTCAAGACTTTTATACGGTAGAGTTATTTTTCCAAGTTCTAAACTTTCCACCTATAACCTGTCTTCTAGGTTCCTAGAAAAGCCTGATTTTGATATTCAGCACATTTATAGGGCACTTGAAGTTATTACAAAGGAAACGGACTTTATTCAAGCTGAGCTCTATAAAAGCAGTCAAAAACTGTCTAAGAGGAATTCAGGCATTCTTTATTATGACTGTACAAATTATTTCTTTGAGATTGAGGAAGAACAAGGTCTAAAGCAGTATGGCTATTCTAAGGAACACAAACCGAATCCTATCGTTCAAATGGGACTCTTTATGGATGGTGATGGCATTCCACTGGCATTTAGCAT